Proteins co-encoded in one Halorussus vallis genomic window:
- a CDS encoding DUF5830 family protein, producing the protein MELGVELLSKLEHEELSVADAVDRIETVTTHPSTTRTILDEAEKRGLVERENGIIRPTGGGGFVSFQSEVVTKEGEFSCRRCGASISTGYFMKLDAGEHGPFGPECIRKVTGRD; encoded by the coding sequence GTGGAACTCGGCGTCGAACTCCTCTCGAAGCTCGAACACGAGGAGCTGTCGGTCGCCGACGCGGTCGATCGCATCGAGACGGTGACGACCCACCCGTCGACCACCCGGACGATACTCGACGAGGCCGAGAAGCGCGGCCTCGTCGAACGCGAAAACGGCATCATCAGACCGACCGGTGGCGGCGGGTTCGTCAGCTTCCAGAGCGAGGTCGTCACCAAGGAGGGCGAGTTCTCGTGTCGGCGCTGCGGCGCGAGCATCTCGACGGGCTACTTCATGAAACTCGACGCCGGCGAACACGGACCGTTCGGCCCCGAGTGCATCCGGAAGGTCACCGGGCGGGACTGA
- a CDS encoding DUF7115 domain-containing protein — translation MSVPGIVQSRLDGEQVAAQVSLGGEDALFVTPTRTLIYRADGLLSDESVESYAHDAERIEVSEGRRKSAIALDYGIDGSQKFKIPTNRLYEALHPVLAGVLNAADVTGSDETVKQTYQFSELTLVITSERVVKHVGAAVWDQDYEEFPFADVTALDVEEGSVSSQIIIEVDGRPQRIKTPSDQTREVRERIERALLAHHGMASYEEFAREHADPEDHAEAEREADADVPNENDPLAGGVDPIEANPPELDESGAIIEDDVSVTTGERAVDANAEAGAEASTGAESADSASAPASSAHSDAAGSDAAGSSAGADRGTAATEADSGETDPRSAAGESAAAADSPVSATETVEATETTAATETAEVNGESDASEAADPGESADGTGGFADSGFEPASSDFDDGDTEARLDALAEAVERHNELLARQQETLETLVDELRRGR, via the coding sequence ATGAGCGTTCCCGGTATCGTACAGTCCCGGCTCGACGGCGAACAGGTCGCGGCGCAGGTTTCGTTGGGCGGCGAAGACGCCCTCTTCGTGACGCCGACCCGCACCCTCATCTACCGCGCGGACGGCTTGTTGAGCGACGAGTCGGTCGAATCGTACGCCCACGACGCCGAGCGAATCGAGGTTTCGGAGGGTCGGCGCAAGTCGGCCATCGCCCTCGACTACGGCATCGACGGCAGTCAGAAGTTCAAGATTCCCACGAACCGCCTCTACGAGGCGCTCCACCCGGTGCTGGCGGGCGTGTTGAACGCCGCCGACGTCACCGGGTCGGACGAGACGGTCAAGCAGACCTACCAGTTTAGTGAACTCACGCTGGTCATCACCAGCGAGCGCGTCGTCAAGCACGTGGGCGCGGCCGTCTGGGACCAGGACTACGAGGAGTTCCCGTTCGCCGACGTGACGGCCCTCGACGTCGAGGAGGGGAGCGTCTCCTCCCAGATCATCATCGAGGTCGACGGGCGGCCCCAGCGCATCAAGACGCCGAGCGACCAGACCCGCGAGGTCCGCGAGCGCATCGAGCGCGCCTTACTGGCCCACCACGGCATGGCCAGTTACGAGGAGTTCGCGCGCGAACACGCCGACCCCGAGGACCACGCCGAAGCCGAGCGCGAGGCCGACGCCGACGTTCCGAACGAGAACGACCCGCTCGCGGGTGGAGTCGACCCCATCGAGGCCAACCCGCCCGAACTCGACGAGAGCGGAGCCATCATCGAGGACGATGTGAGCGTGACGACCGGCGAGCGCGCCGTCGACGCAAACGCGGAAGCGGGAGCCGAAGCGTCGACCGGCGCGGAGTCGGCCGATTCGGCGAGCGCACCCGCGTCGAGCGCGCACTCGGACGCCGCGGGGTCCGACGCCGCAGGTAGTTCGGCCGGCGCAGATCGCGGAACGGCCGCGACCGAAGCCGACTCCGGGGAAACCGACCCGCGATCCGCGGCCGGTGAGTCGGCAGCCGCCGCCGATTCGCCCGTCTCGGCGACGGAGACGGTCGAAGCGACCGAAACGACCGCGGCGACCGAGACGGCCGAGGTGAACGGCGAGTCCGACGCGAGCGAGGCTGCCGACCCCGGAGAGTCGGCCGACGGAACCGGCGGCTTCGCCGACTCGGGGTTCGAGCCCGCGAGTTCGGACTTCGACGACGGCGACACCGAGGCCCGACTCGACGCGCTGGCCGAGGCGGTCGAGCGCCATAACGAACTGCTCGCTCGCCAGCAGGAGACGCTCGAAACGCTGGTGGACGAACTCCGGCGCGGTCGGTGA
- a CDS encoding aldo/keto reductase: MDLDVVSLGRTGTKVSEIAFGTWRFGRANDEGDIEIGEARAHDLLDAYADAGGNFIDTADMYGDGRSEEYIGDWLAERDREEFVVASKIYWPTADHPNGRGLSRKHLRNNVDEILERLGTDYVDVLYVHRWDDDTPAEEFVRTLDEFVRDGKVNYLGTSTLEPNAWKVAKANEIADRRGYEPFKLAQPRYNLANREIEGNYLEMCADYDVGVVPWSPLAGGFLTGKYERSEQPRPGTRGATDQQFRDSYLTDENFDVMEAVEAVAREVGASPAQVSLAWLIQHDKVTAPIVGARTVDQLEENLAAADVDLTRDQFERLANAK; this comes from the coding sequence ATGGACCTGGACGTAGTGTCGCTCGGCCGAACCGGCACGAAGGTCAGCGAGATCGCGTTCGGCACGTGGCGCTTCGGCCGAGCGAACGACGAGGGCGATATCGAGATCGGCGAAGCGCGCGCCCACGACCTCCTCGACGCCTACGCCGACGCCGGCGGCAACTTCATCGACACCGCCGACATGTACGGCGACGGCCGGAGCGAGGAGTACATCGGCGACTGGCTGGCCGAGCGCGACCGCGAGGAGTTCGTGGTCGCCTCGAAGATCTACTGGCCGACCGCCGACCACCCGAACGGCCGCGGACTGTCTCGCAAACACCTCCGGAACAACGTCGACGAGATCTTAGAGCGGTTGGGCACCGACTACGTCGACGTCCTCTACGTCCACCGCTGGGACGACGACACGCCGGCCGAGGAGTTCGTGCGCACGCTCGACGAGTTCGTCCGCGACGGCAAGGTCAACTATCTGGGCACCTCGACGCTCGAACCCAACGCCTGGAAGGTCGCGAAGGCCAACGAGATCGCCGACAGACGGGGCTACGAGCCGTTCAAACTCGCCCAGCCCCGCTACAACCTCGCGAACCGCGAGATAGAGGGCAACTACCTCGAGATGTGCGCCGACTACGACGTCGGCGTCGTGCCGTGGAGCCCGCTGGCCGGCGGATTCCTGACCGGCAAGTACGAACGGAGCGAGCAACCGCGACCCGGCACCCGCGGCGCGACCGACCAGCAGTTCCGCGACTCCTATCTCACCGACGAGAACTTCGACGTGATGGAGGCGGTCGAGGCGGTCGCCCGGGAGGTCGGCGCATCGCCGGCCCAAGTAAGCCTCGCCTGGCTCATCCAGCACGACAAGGTCACCGCGCCCATCGTCGGCGCGCGCACGGTCGACCAACTGGAGGAGAACCTCGCGGCCGCCGACGTCGACCTCACGCGCGACCAGTTCGAACGGCTGGCGAACGCGAAGTAG
- a CDS encoding DMT family transporter, with protein sequence MSRYRNFGLFIALAAAWGSAFMAIKAGLDYFPPVLFAAVRYDVAGVLMLGYAVYATDRWRPRGRSEWTLVGVGGALMIAAYHAFLFVGEQHTTSAVAAVIVSLSPVLTTGFARVFLPSERLTPAGVAGLLLGLVGVVILSDPDPNNLLTDGVVGQLLVFAAAASFALGSVLTRRIDAELPIETMEAWSMLLGALLMHAVSLARPSESFAAIEWTAEAVGALAYLAVVASALGFLIYFDLLERLGPIEINLVSYVAPIFAALAGLWYLEEPITPSTVAGFLVIFAGFCLLKRRALARELPRLRAAVADR encoded by the coding sequence GTGAGCCGATACCGGAACTTCGGATTGTTCATCGCGCTGGCGGCGGCGTGGGGGTCGGCGTTCATGGCCATCAAGGCCGGACTCGACTACTTTCCGCCGGTGCTGTTCGCGGCCGTCCGCTACGACGTCGCCGGCGTCCTGATGCTCGGCTACGCCGTCTACGCGACCGACCGGTGGCGACCCCGCGGCCGGAGCGAGTGGACGCTGGTCGGCGTCGGCGGTGCGCTGATGATCGCCGCCTACCACGCCTTCCTCTTCGTCGGCGAGCAGCACACCACGAGCGCCGTCGCCGCGGTCATCGTCAGTTTGAGCCCCGTGCTGACCACGGGGTTCGCGCGGGTGTTCCTGCCCAGCGAGCGTCTGACCCCGGCGGGCGTCGCGGGCCTCCTGCTGGGACTCGTTGGCGTCGTCATTCTGAGCGATCCCGACCCGAACAACCTCCTCACCGACGGCGTCGTCGGCCAACTGCTGGTGTTCGCCGCCGCCGCGTCGTTCGCGCTCGGGAGCGTCCTCACCCGGCGCATCGACGCCGAACTCCCCATCGAGACGATGGAGGCGTGGTCGATGCTGCTGGGCGCGCTCCTGATGCACGCGGTGAGTCTGGCCCGGCCGAGCGAGTCGTTCGCCGCGATAGAGTGGACGGCCGAGGCCGTCGGCGCGCTCGCGTACCTCGCCGTCGTCGCCAGCGCGCTCGGCTTCCTCATCTACTTCGACCTCCTGGAGCGACTCGGCCCCATCGAGATCAACCTCGTCTCGTACGTCGCGCCCATCTTCGCTGCGCTCGCGGGACTGTGGTATCTGGAGGAACCGATTACGCCGTCGACGGTCGCGGGCTTCCTCGTCATCTTCGCGGGCTTCTGCCTGCTGAAGCGGCGGGCGCTCGCCCGCGAACTCCCGCGGCTTCGGGCGGCGGTCGCCGACCGGTGA
- a CDS encoding CBS domain-containing protein, with product MNARDLMTTDVETVHPDDEISEVLTELAQEDFNGYPVVDDDGTLVGIVTQHDLVHLFQPSDRTLWIPVGFPPFLETLEYAIDLSWDDLDTELDLLKHAGKPVSTIMTEDVVTVSPDASMDEMLDLLVDDEQDINRLPVLEDGRLVGIVARQDLLRAIRDQRRSAAGRP from the coding sequence ATGAACGCCCGCGACCTGATGACGACCGACGTCGAGACGGTCCATCCGGACGACGAGATCAGCGAGGTGCTGACCGAACTCGCCCAGGAGGACTTCAACGGCTACCCGGTGGTCGACGACGACGGGACGCTGGTCGGCATCGTCACCCAGCACGACCTGGTCCACCTCTTCCAGCCGAGCGACCGGACGCTGTGGATTCCGGTCGGCTTCCCGCCGTTCCTGGAAACCCTGGAGTACGCCATCGACCTCTCGTGGGACGACCTCGACACCGAACTCGACCTGTTGAAACACGCGGGCAAGCCGGTCAGCACCATCATGACCGAGGACGTCGTCACCGTCTCGCCCGACGCCAGCATGGACGAGATGCTCGACCTGCTGGTCGACGACGAGCAGGACATCAACCGCCTGCCAGTGCTCGAAGACGGCCGACTGGTCGGCATCGTCGCGCGCCAGGACCTGCTCCGGGCGATCCGCGACCAGCGCCGGAGCGCCGCGGGCCGCCCGTAG
- a CDS encoding ribonuclease HI: MAVHGRPSQLRALFDESPTPHIAHPPRTHLRDFYVATDGSYKLDSDDGGLGVIIETRDGERVARLAMPDQVTDNNVAEYRALHLGLDVLAARAPRDARVGVLVDHDDLAANVNSAALATRRTDRTPPRKLAVPHAGRHHWRGIRARICGFGEVRAAVVDSDQNPAHFLANAPDEYEHVNRERDRCLLPDSPGSSEAQIPPPSRRDRRASD, from the coding sequence ATGGCCGTTCACGGCCGTCCCTCCCAGTTGCGGGCACTGTTCGACGAATCACCAACGCCGCACATCGCCCATCCGCCGCGGACTCACCTCCGGGACTTCTACGTCGCCACCGACGGTTCGTACAAACTCGACAGCGACGACGGTGGACTCGGCGTCATCATCGAGACGCGAGACGGCGAGCGTGTCGCGCGCCTCGCGATGCCCGACCAGGTGACCGACAACAACGTCGCGGAGTACCGGGCGCTCCACCTCGGCCTCGACGTGCTCGCCGCGCGCGCGCCGCGAGACGCGCGCGTCGGCGTCCTCGTCGACCACGACGACCTAGCGGCGAACGTCAACAGCGCGGCGTTGGCGACACGCCGAACCGACCGCACCCCGCCGCGGAAACTGGCGGTTCCGCACGCCGGTCGCCACCACTGGCGGGGCATCCGCGCCCGCATCTGCGGGTTCGGCGAAGTTCGGGCGGCCGTCGTCGACAGTGACCAGAACCCTGCTCACTTCCTGGCGAACGCCCCCGACGAGTACGAACACGTCAACCGCGAGCGCGACCGGTGTCTGCTCCCCGACAGCCCCGGGTCGAGCGAGGCCCAGATTCCGCCGCCGTCGCGGCGCGACCGACGCGCCAGCGACTGA
- a CDS encoding DUF7344 domain-containing protein — translation MSHNDKGETDVSPPHVSKQDVLPVESESETLDSVFRALADHRRRCICHYLARRSEPIPVDELAELVAASMSEKTRAVLTSAEIEQTRAELHQMHLPKLQEAGVVEYDADDGVVRLVESPGVTDCLRAAEVVDFE, via the coding sequence ATGAGTCACAACGACAAGGGTGAGACCGACGTTTCCCCACCGCACGTCTCGAAGCAGGACGTACTGCCGGTCGAAAGCGAGAGCGAGACGCTCGACTCTGTGTTCCGGGCGCTCGCCGACCATCGGCGTCGCTGCATCTGTCACTACCTGGCGCGACGGTCCGAGCCGATACCGGTCGACGAACTCGCGGAACTGGTCGCCGCCTCGATGAGCGAGAAGACCCGTGCGGTGCTCACGTCGGCGGAGATCGAACAGACTCGCGCCGAACTCCACCAGATGCACCTGCCGAAACTCCAGGAGGCGGGCGTGGTGGAGTACGACGCCGACGACGGCGTCGTCCGACTGGTCGAATCGCCGGGGGTGACCGACTGTTTGCGGGCGGCCGAAGTGGTCGACTTCGAGTGA
- a CDS encoding NADP-dependent malic enzyme has product MGLDEDSLDYHRRDPPGKLEISTTKPTNTQRDLSLAYSPGVAAPCREIADNPDDAYSYTAKGNLVGVVSNGSAVLGLGDIGAQASKPVMEGKGVLFKRFADIDVFDIELDQEDPKDIIRSVKAMEPTFGGVNLEDIKAPECFEIEETLREEMDVPVFHDDQHGTAIISGAALLNATELNGKDLSELKIVFSGAGASAIASARFYVSLGARKENIIMCDSSGIITENRAEHGELNEFKQEFARDVPEGDLAEAMEGADMFVGLSIGGIVDEEMVRSMADDPIIFAMANPDPEIGYEEAKAARDDTVIMATGRSDYPNMVNNVLGFPFIFRGALDVRATEINEEMKIAAARALADLAKQDVPDAVVKAYGDQPLQFGPEYIIPKPLDPRVLFEVAPAVAEAATDSGVARSDLDTDEYVETLEARLGKSREMMRVVLNKAKSDPKRVALAEGDDEKMVRAAYQLQEEGIAEPVLIGDRDTIETTANRLGLDFSPEIADPLNGDYDEYADRLYELRKRKGITRSEADDLVRKDSNYFGSVMVERGDADAMLAGLTHHYPSALRPPLQVIGTAEDADYAAGVYMLTFKNRVIFCADTTVNQAPDEDVLAEVTKHTAELARRFNVEPRAAMLSYSNFGSVENEGTRKPRRAAEMLREDPAADFPVDGEMQADTAVVEEILQGTYEFSELEEPANVLVFPNLEAGNIGYKLLQRLGGAEATGPMLVGMDQPVHVLQRGDEVKDIVNLAGVAVVDAQQKE; this is encoded by the coding sequence ATGGGATTAGACGAGGATTCACTCGATTACCACCGGCGAGATCCGCCGGGGAAACTGGAGATCTCGACCACCAAACCGACCAACACGCAGCGCGACCTCAGCCTGGCGTACTCGCCCGGCGTGGCCGCGCCGTGTCGCGAAATCGCCGACAACCCCGACGACGCCTACTCCTATACCGCGAAGGGGAACCTCGTCGGCGTCGTCTCGAACGGCTCCGCGGTGCTGGGACTCGGCGACATCGGCGCCCAGGCGTCCAAGCCGGTCATGGAGGGCAAGGGCGTGCTGTTCAAGCGGTTCGCCGACATCGACGTCTTCGACATCGAACTCGACCAGGAGGACCCGAAGGACATCATCCGGAGCGTCAAGGCGATGGAGCCGACGTTCGGCGGCGTCAACCTTGAAGACATCAAGGCCCCGGAGTGTTTCGAGATCGAGGAGACGCTCCGCGAGGAGATGGATGTCCCCGTCTTCCACGACGACCAGCACGGCACCGCCATCATCAGCGGTGCCGCGCTGCTCAACGCCACCGAACTCAACGGTAAGGACCTCTCGGAACTAAAGATCGTCTTCTCGGGCGCCGGTGCGTCGGCCATCGCCTCCGCGCGCTTCTACGTCTCGCTCGGCGCGCGCAAGGAGAACATCATCATGTGCGACTCCTCGGGCATCATCACCGAGAACCGCGCCGAACACGGCGAGTTGAACGAGTTCAAGCAGGAGTTCGCCCGCGACGTGCCCGAGGGCGACCTCGCCGAGGCGATGGAGGGCGCCGACATGTTCGTCGGCCTCTCCATCGGCGGCATCGTCGACGAGGAGATGGTCCGGTCGATGGCAGACGACCCCATCATCTTCGCGATGGCGAACCCCGATCCAGAGATCGGCTACGAGGAGGCCAAGGCGGCCCGCGACGACACGGTCATCATGGCGACCGGGCGCTCCGACTACCCCAATATGGTCAACAACGTGCTCGGGTTCCCGTTCATCTTCCGTGGCGCGCTCGACGTGCGCGCGACCGAGATCAACGAGGAGATGAAGATCGCCGCCGCCCGGGCGCTCGCGGACCTCGCCAAGCAGGACGTGCCCGACGCGGTCGTGAAGGCCTACGGCGACCAACCGCTCCAGTTCGGTCCGGAGTACATCATCCCCAAGCCGCTCGACCCCCGCGTGCTGTTCGAGGTCGCGCCCGCCGTCGCGGAGGCCGCGACGGACAGCGGGGTCGCCCGGAGCGACCTCGACACCGACGAGTACGTCGAGACTCTGGAGGCCCGGCTCGGCAAGTCCCGCGAGATGATGCGGGTCGTCCTCAACAAGGCGAAGTCCGACCCCAAGCGGGTCGCGCTCGCGGAGGGCGACGACGAGAAGATGGTCCGGGCGGCCTACCAGCTTCAGGAGGAGGGCATCGCCGAACCGGTGCTCATCGGCGACCGCGACACCATCGAGACGACTGCGAACCGACTCGGCCTCGACTTCTCGCCCGAGATCGCCGACCCGCTCAACGGCGACTACGACGAGTACGCCGACCGGCTCTACGAACTCCGCAAGCGCAAGGGCATCACCCGGAGCGAGGCCGACGACCTCGTGCGCAAGGACAGCAACTACTTCGGCAGCGTGATGGTCGAGCGAGGCGACGCCGACGCGATGCTGGCGGGGCTGACCCACCACTACCCCTCGGCGCTCCGACCGCCGCTCCAGGTCATCGGCACCGCCGAGGACGCCGACTACGCCGCCGGGGTGTACATGCTGACGTTCAAGAACCGCGTCATCTTCTGCGCCGACACTACGGTCAACCAGGCGCCCGACGAGGACGTCCTCGCGGAGGTCACCAAGCACACCGCCGAACTCGCCCGCCGGTTCAACGTCGAACCGCGCGCGGCGATGCTGTCGTACTCGAACTTCGGCAGCGTCGAGAACGAAGGCACGCGCAAGCCCCGCCGGGCCGCCGAGATGCTCCGGGAGGACCCCGCGGCCGACTTCCCGGTCGACGGCGAGATGCAGGCCGACACCGCCGTGGTCGAGGAGATTCTCCAGGGCACCTACGAGTTCTCGGAACTGGAGGAACCCGCGAACGTCTTGGTCTTCCCGAACCTCGAAGCCGGCAACATCGGCTACAAGCTCCTCCAGCGCCTCGGCGGCGCGGAGGCGACCGGCCCGATGCTGGTCGGGATGGACCAGCCGGTCCACGTCCTCCAGCGCGGCGACGAGGTCAAGGACATCGTGAACCTCGCGGGCGTGGCGGTCGTCGACGCTCAGCAGAAGGAGTAA
- a CDS encoding M24 family metallopeptidase, producing the protein MTKQDRLDAYLDDRDLEAVWFARPNAFAWLTGGDNVVDREGDVGVAAVGYDGDGLEVVTNDIEADRLRDEELEDDVPVTEFEWYDGSLAEAVADHSPDPAAADFDVPGFESVDASPLRQPLTDEDVEKYRELGRETAEAVEAVCRELRPGDVEHEVASALRVALSARDIEAPVALVGGAERAKRYRHYTPTQQEIGDYALVSVTAERDGLHASTTRTVAFGDEDDPALNELGDRHHAARIVEVTALGATQAVARLDGDAASVFQGIQAAYEHVGHADEWRRHHQGGAAGYAGREWIATLDLDAAVTTPMAYAWNPTVQGAKSEDTVLVTDDGFEVLTDTGQWPTTPVDAYDYDAVVERPDVLVKDGDW; encoded by the coding sequence ATGACCAAACAGGACCGCCTCGACGCCTACCTCGACGACCGGGACCTCGAAGCCGTCTGGTTCGCCCGCCCCAACGCCTTCGCGTGGCTGACCGGCGGCGACAACGTCGTAGACCGCGAGGGCGACGTCGGCGTCGCCGCGGTCGGTTACGACGGTGACGGCCTCGAAGTCGTGACGAACGACATCGAGGCCGACCGACTCCGCGACGAGGAACTCGAAGACGACGTGCCCGTGACCGAGTTCGAGTGGTACGACGGGTCGCTCGCCGAGGCGGTCGCCGACCACAGCCCCGACCCCGCCGCGGCAGACTTCGACGTCCCCGGCTTCGAGTCGGTCGACGCCTCGCCGCTCCGCCAACCGCTGACCGACGAGGACGTCGAGAAGTACCGCGAACTCGGCCGCGAAACCGCCGAGGCGGTCGAGGCGGTCTGCCGCGAACTCCGGCCCGGCGACGTCGAACACGAGGTCGCCTCCGCGCTCCGGGTCGCGCTCTCCGCGCGGGACATCGAGGCGCCGGTCGCGCTGGTCGGCGGGGCCGAGCGCGCCAAGCGGTACCGCCACTACACGCCCACCCAGCAAGAGATCGGCGACTACGCGCTGGTGTCGGTGACCGCCGAGCGGGACGGCCTCCACGCCAGCACGACCCGGACCGTGGCGTTCGGCGACGAGGACGACCCCGCGCTGAACGAACTGGGCGACAGGCACCACGCCGCCCGAATCGTCGAGGTGACGGCGCTCGGCGCGACCCAGGCCGTCGCGAGGCTGGACGGCGACGCGGCCAGCGTCTTCCAGGGCATCCAGGCCGCCTACGAACACGTCGGCCACGCCGACGAGTGGCGGAGACACCACCAGGGCGGCGCGGCGGGCTACGCGGGCCGCGAGTGGATCGCCACGCTGGACCTCGACGCCGCGGTCACGACGCCGATGGCCTACGCCTGGAACCCGACCGTCCAGGGTGCCAAGAGCGAGGACACGGTCCTGGTCACCGACGACGGCTTCGAGGTGTTGACCGACACCGGCCAGTGGCCGACCACGCCCGTGGACGCATACGATTACGACGCCGTCGTCGAGCGCCCGGACGTGCTGGTAAAGGACGGCGACTGGTGA
- the larC gene encoding nickel pincer cofactor biosynthesis protein LarC produces MKTLAFDGRMGASGDMLLAALLAAGADRDALSPVEDALPIRYEVGTADKNGISATTVDVLLTDDEGDRDDENEPGHDHGHSHDGDVHDHSHEEHGHGHSHDGHSHTHDHSHDHAEGSGPLRTYPEVVEIVESMALPTGVEDDALAVFERLGEAEAAVHGTDLDATHFHEVGADDAIADVVGAALLVADLDPERIVTGPLAAGGGEVEMSHGVYPVPTPAVVEIAERADWHLRGGLVEAELLTPTGAAILAHFAEGVDSLPPLKVTASGYGAGGYDFPDHPNVLRALVGEGVEGEDAGASAAGGLVPDDVAVLETNLDDAPPEVLGGLHESLAEVGARDVSVVPLTMKKSRPGHLVKVVCKPDDAERVARRLAEETGTLGIREGGARHRWIANREFETVTVEIEGDSYEVSVKLASDDAGEVYDVSAEYDDCAAVAREAGVPVREVMRLAESAVR; encoded by the coding sequence ATGAAGACGCTGGCATTCGACGGCCGGATGGGCGCGAGCGGCGACATGCTACTCGCCGCGCTCCTCGCGGCCGGGGCCGACCGCGACGCGCTCTCGCCCGTCGAGGACGCCCTGCCGATACGCTACGAGGTCGGCACCGCCGACAAAAACGGCATCTCGGCGACGACGGTCGACGTGTTGTTGACCGACGACGAAGGTGACCGCGACGACGAAAACGAACCGGGTCACGACCACGGTCACTCCCACGACGGGGACGTACACGACCACTCCCACGAGGAACACGGTCACGGTCATTCCCACGACGGCCACTCTCACACCCACGACCACTCGCACGACCACGCGGAGGGGTCCGGCCCACTCAGAACCTACCCCGAGGTCGTCGAAATCGTCGAGTCGATGGCACTCCCCACGGGCGTCGAAGACGATGCGCTCGCCGTCTTCGAACGCCTCGGCGAGGCCGAGGCCGCCGTCCACGGTACCGACCTCGACGCGACACACTTCCACGAGGTCGGCGCCGACGACGCCATCGCCGACGTGGTCGGGGCGGCGCTCCTCGTGGCCGACCTCGACCCCGAGCGAATCGTCACCGGGCCGCTGGCCGCGGGCGGCGGCGAGGTCGAGATGAGCCACGGCGTCTACCCGGTGCCGACGCCCGCCGTGGTCGAGATCGCCGAGCGCGCCGACTGGCATCTCCGGGGCGGCCTGGTCGAGGCCGAATTGCTGACCCCGACCGGCGCGGCCATTCTCGCCCACTTCGCGGAAGGCGTCGATTCGCTTCCGCCACTGAAGGTGACGGCCTCCGGATACGGCGCCGGCGGGTACGACTTCCCCGACCACCCCAACGTCCTGCGAGCGCTCGTCGGCGAGGGGGTCGAGGGCGAAGACGCGGGAGCGTCGGCGGCAGGCGGCCTGGTCCCCGACGACGTCGCGGTCCTGGAGACGAACCTCGACGACGCGCCGCCCGAGGTGCTCGGCGGCCTCCACGAGTCGCTCGCCGAGGTCGGCGCGCGCGACGTGTCGGTCGTCCCGCTCACGATGAAGAAATCCCGGCCGGGCCACCTCGTGAAGGTGGTCTGCAAGCCCGACGACGCCGAGCGGGTCGCCCGACGACTCGCCGAGGAAACCGGCACGCTCGGGATTCGCGAAGGCGGCGCGCGCCACCGCTGGATAGCGAACCGCGAGTTCGAGACGGTCACCGTGGAAATCGAGGGCGACAGCTACGAGGTGAGCGTGAAACTGGCCAGCGACGACGCCGGCGAGGTTTACGACGTCAGCGCCGAGTACGACGACTGCGCCGCGGTCGCGCGCGAAGCGGGCGTGCCCGTGCGCGAGGTGATGCGCCTGGCCGAGTCGGCGGTCCGTTAA
- the radB gene encoding DNA repair and recombination protein RadB: MNDEYISTGCGPLDELLGGGFERGTVTQVYGAPAAGKTNVALGAAVEVAAEGGTAVYIDTEGLSLSRFEQVARARSDDVEDLTSRIIIKEAYDFDEQEEAVKDTAELAERADVVALDSATGFYRLRRNEDTEGGEALRDVARQVTHLLSLARKYDLAVVLTNQVYTDPDSDRTRPLGGHTLEHWTGTVLRIDRFRGGNRRATLEKHRAKPAGGKAQFRITDAGLEGVDDTP; the protein is encoded by the coding sequence GTGAACGACGAGTACATCTCGACCGGCTGTGGCCCCCTCGACGAACTCCTCGGCGGCGGATTCGAGCGCGGCACGGTCACGCAGGTCTACGGCGCGCCCGCGGCGGGCAAGACCAACGTCGCGCTGGGGGCGGCGGTCGAAGTCGCCGCGGAAGGCGGCACCGCGGTCTACATCGACACCGAGGGGCTGTCGCTCTCGCGGTTCGAGCAGGTCGCGCGCGCCCGGAGCGACGACGTGGAGGACCTGACCTCCCGCATCATCATCAAGGAGGCCTACGACTTCGACGAACAGGAGGAGGCGGTCAAGGACACCGCCGAACTCGCCGAGCGCGCCGACGTGGTGGCCCTCGACAGCGCGACGGGGTTCTACCGACTGAGGCGCAACGAGGACACCGAGGGCGGCGAGGCGCTCCGGGACGTCGCCCGGCAAGTCACCCACCTGCTGTCGCTCGCGCGCAAGTACGACCTCGCGGTCGTGCTGACCAACCAGGTCTACACCGACCCCGACAGCGACCGGACGCGACCGCTCGGAGGCCACACCCTCGAACACTGGACGGGGACGGTGCTCCGCATCGACCGCTTCCGCGGGGGCAACCGTCGCGCCACCCTCGAGAAACACCGCGCCAAGCCCGCCGGCGGGAAGGCCCAGTTCCGTATCACGGACGCGGGGCTGGAAGGCGTCGACGATACGCCCTGA